A DNA window from Stutzerimonas stutzeri contains the following coding sequences:
- a CDS encoding TIGR04211 family SH3 domain-containing protein, whose protein sequence is MSISLHLSALLSRLTRSKSRQFIGAGLFGALLLAGPVNAQEASANARWVSDSLNTFVRSGPTDGYRIVGTLTSGQKVELISTQGDYSQVRSESGSNVWIPSKELQEVPGQAERLPQLEQQVAELSEELKTIDQSWQVRVQGMQETLDSRKALIDELDARRVALETELTEARSELRSTQARLGDENKQVLMQYMVYGGSIAGAGLLVGLILPTLTRGRKRNDRWF, encoded by the coding sequence ATGTCCATATCTCTTCATCTTTCTGCCCTGCTCTCCCGCCTCACTCGTTCCAAGTCGCGCCAGTTCATCGGCGCCGGTCTGTTTGGCGCTCTTCTTCTGGCTGGGCCCGTGAATGCTCAAGAAGCCTCCGCCAACGCGCGCTGGGTCAGCGACAGCCTGAATACCTTCGTACGCAGCGGTCCTACCGATGGCTACCGCATCGTTGGCACATTGACCTCGGGCCAGAAGGTCGAACTCATCAGCACCCAGGGCGATTACAGCCAGGTGCGCTCGGAGTCCGGCAGCAATGTCTGGATTCCCAGTAAGGAACTGCAGGAAGTGCCCGGCCAGGCCGAACGGCTGCCTCAACTCGAACAGCAAGTTGCCGAGCTGAGCGAGGAACTCAAGACCATCGACCAAAGCTGGCAGGTGCGCGTGCAGGGCATGCAGGAAACCCTGGATTCGCGCAAAGCACTGATCGACGAACTGGACGCCCGCCGCGTAGCGCTCGAAACAGAACTCACCGAAGCTCGATCGGAACTGCGCTCCACCCAGGCGCGACTGGGCGACGAGAACAAGCAGGTGCTCATGCAGTACATGGTCTACGGCGGCAGCATCGCCGGTGCCGGGCTACTGGTCGGCCTGATCCTGCCGACGCTGACCCGCGGTCGCAAACGTAATGATCGCTGGTTCTGA
- a CDS encoding transglycosylase domain-containing protein: protein MGAVWRSDKTSQDGRNKHAPSPKSSRTPAKGRRKVARRLALLVGVSLLAGGGYLGWQELKSSRWQAHWLSRYAADLDYAVMPGPSPRIQFPEDGPFDRRLGYVDLPRFIEQLSQRNFRIDEQARFSRALLDYTNRGFFPPYPEESQAGLTINDCRGVQLYANSYPRQYYERFEDIPPLVVMSLLFIEDRGLLDISRPNANPAVDWPRFTKAAISQLEKRIGLGGQAAGGSTLATQVEKYRHSPEGRTGDPQEKIRQMVSASVRTYREGPQTLATRQRIVRDYLNSVPLSAAPGHGEVHGIADGLRLWFGANFHEFNRLLDPRSGEDVDPQARGLALRQVLSLLIAQRRPSYYLGAGREEMAALADSHIRLLANGGIIDAGLRDAALNQRIVARSPSRDSAIQTVDATKGITVARMRLAGLLGLPLYDLDRLDLTASTPLQGDLQAQISEYLVRLADPAFAETVGLFGDRMLSPEKTAEVRYSFTLFERGEEGFRVRVQTDNTNQPFDINEGSKLELGSTAKLRVLTTYLEVIAELHQRYSDLTPSELRKIDAKANLSRWAIDYLATHSDRSLDRMLDAALERRYSASPAERFFTGAGMHRFGNFRREDDGRIATVRESLRESINLPFVRLMRDLVSYSTHETINSAELLNDDKDPRRQEYLTRFADREGSVFLQRFWKKYRDKTAEQRIETFLQGMRPTPVRLAAVHRYLMPDAERPVFDRFLKQHLPDADLNDKQLDALYTRYGPGAYSLPDQAYIARTHPLDLWLLGYLIANPQATLSEVVVDSRAERQEVYGWLFRSRHKSARDSRIRIMLEVEAFTDIHRRWQRLGYPFDNLVPSLATALGSSGDRPAALAELMGIILNDGIRLPSVRIDNLQFAEGTPYETRMGFVAGDGKRVMPVEVARALQDALANVVEGGTARRLQGSFVQEDGSALRVGGKTGTGDNRIQSVGAGGRLISSLALNRTATFVFYLGPRHFGTLTAYVPGRGAENFRFTSALPVQTLKGMAPILLPYLQGQNTLCQPEQLPVLTGSMLSADN, encoded by the coding sequence ATGGGCGCAGTATGGCGGTCCGACAAGACATCCCAGGATGGGCGTAACAAGCACGCCCCCTCCCCGAAATCATCCCGCACACCCGCTAAAGGCCGCCGCAAGGTGGCACGGCGGTTGGCGCTGCTCGTCGGCGTTTCGCTGCTGGCCGGCGGCGGCTACCTTGGCTGGCAAGAACTGAAAAGTTCTCGCTGGCAAGCACACTGGCTAAGCCGCTATGCGGCTGATCTGGATTACGCCGTCATGCCTGGGCCAAGCCCGCGCATTCAGTTTCCCGAGGACGGTCCGTTTGATCGCCGCTTGGGTTACGTGGATCTGCCGCGCTTCATCGAGCAGCTTTCGCAGCGCAACTTCCGCATCGATGAACAGGCACGCTTCTCACGAGCGCTGCTGGACTACACCAACCGTGGCTTTTTCCCGCCCTACCCCGAGGAATCGCAGGCTGGGCTTACGATCAACGATTGTCGCGGCGTGCAGCTCTACGCCAACAGCTATCCGCGGCAGTACTACGAGCGCTTCGAGGATATTCCTCCGCTGGTGGTGATGAGCCTGCTGTTCATCGAGGATCGCGGCCTGCTGGATATCAGCCGTCCTAACGCCAACCCGGCGGTGGACTGGCCACGCTTTACCAAGGCCGCGATCAGCCAGCTGGAAAAGCGTATCGGCCTGGGTGGCCAGGCGGCTGGCGGCAGTACCCTGGCGACCCAGGTGGAGAAATACCGGCATTCCCCGGAAGGCCGCACCGGCGACCCGCAGGAAAAGATCCGTCAGATGGTTTCCGCCAGCGTGCGTACCTACCGCGAGGGCCCGCAAACGCTCGCCACACGCCAGCGCATCGTGCGCGACTACCTCAACAGCGTGCCGCTCTCAGCCGCGCCGGGTCATGGTGAAGTGCATGGCATCGCCGATGGCCTGCGCCTGTGGTTCGGTGCCAATTTCCACGAGTTCAACCGCCTGCTCGACCCGCGAAGCGGCGAAGATGTCGATCCGCAGGCCCGAGGCCTGGCGCTGCGTCAGGTGCTTTCACTGCTGATCGCTCAGCGGCGCCCGTCCTATTACCTGGGCGCCGGCCGTGAGGAAATGGCAGCGCTGGCCGACAGCCACATCCGCCTGTTGGCCAATGGCGGCATCATTGATGCTGGCCTTCGCGACGCAGCATTGAATCAGCGGATCGTCGCGCGCAGCCCGAGCCGCGACTCGGCAATTCAAACGGTCGATGCCACCAAAGGCATCACCGTGGCGCGCATGCGCCTGGCCGGCCTGCTGGGCCTGCCGCTTTACGATCTGGACCGCCTGGACCTCACCGCCAGCACCCCGTTGCAAGGCGATTTGCAGGCGCAGATCAGCGAGTACCTGGTGCGTCTGGCAGATCCGGCATTTGCCGAGACGGTCGGGCTGTTCGGTGACCGCATGCTGTCGCCCGAGAAAACCGCCGAGGTGCGCTACAGCTTCACGCTGTTCGAACGTGGCGAGGAAGGCTTCCGTGTACGGGTACAGACTGACAACACCAACCAGCCGTTCGACATCAACGAAGGCAGCAAACTGGAGCTGGGCTCGACCGCAAAACTGCGCGTACTGACGACCTACCTCGAAGTTATCGCCGAGCTGCACCAGCGCTACTCGGACCTCACCCCAAGCGAGCTGCGCAAGATCGACGCCAAGGCCAACCTCAGCCGCTGGGCCATCGATTACCTGGCCACACACAGCGACCGCAGTCTCGATCGCATGCTCGACGCTGCCCTGGAGCGGCGCTATTCGGCCAGCCCTGCCGAACGCTTCTTCACTGGCGCGGGCATGCACCGCTTCGGCAACTTCCGCCGCGAGGACGATGGGCGCATCGCCACGGTGCGCGAATCCCTGCGCGAGTCGATCAACCTGCCGTTTGTGCGCCTGATGCGAGATCTGGTGAGCTACAGCACCCACGAAACCATCAACAGCGCCGAGTTGCTGAACGACGACAAGGACCCGCGTCGTCAGGAGTACCTGACCCGCTTCGCCGACCGTGAGGGCTCGGTGTTCTTGCAGCGCTTCTGGAAAAAGTATCGCGACAAGACAGCCGAGCAGCGCATCGAAACCTTCCTGCAAGGCATGCGGCCCACCCCGGTGCGCCTGGCCGCCGTGCATCGCTACCTGATGCCGGATGCCGAGCGGCCGGTGTTCGATCGCTTTCTCAAGCAGCATCTGCCGGACGCCGACCTCAACGACAAGCAACTGGATGCGCTTTACACCCGTTATGGGCCTGGTGCCTACAGCCTGCCCGACCAGGCCTACATCGCCCGCACACACCCGCTCGACCTGTGGCTGCTGGGTTACCTGATCGCCAACCCGCAGGCGACGCTTTCCGAAGTGGTCGTCGATAGCCGCGCAGAGCGCCAGGAAGTCTACGGCTGGCTGTTCCGCAGCCGGCACAAGAGTGCACGCGACAGCCGGATTCGCATCATGCTCGAGGTCGAGGCCTTCACCGACATCCATCGGCGCTGGCAGCGGCTGGGCTATCCATTCGACAACCTGGTGCCTTCGCTTGCCACGGCGCTGGGCAGCTCGGGTGACCGACCGGCCGCGCTGGCCGAGTTGATGGGCATCATCCTCAACGACGGCATCCGTCTGCCCAGCGTACGCATCGATAACCTGCAGTTCGCCGAAGGCACTCCCTACGAGACGCGCATGGGCTTCGTCGCGGGCGACGGCAAGCGGGTGATGCCCGTTGAGGTTGCCCGCGCGCTGCAGGATGCGCTGGCCAACGTAGTCGAAGGCGGCACAGCGCGGCGTCTGCAAGGCAGCTTCGTGCAGGAGGACGGCAGCGCGTTGCGCGTGGGTGGCAAGACCGGCACCGGCGACAACCGTATCCAGAGCGTTGGCGCAGGCGGACGGCTAATCAGCTCGCTGGCGCTGAACCGCACGGCCACGTTCGTCTTCTATCTCGGACCCCGCCACTTCGGCACGCTGACGGCCTATGTTCCGGGGCGCGGCGCCGAGAACTTCCGCTTCACCTCGGCGTTGCCGGTACAGACGCTCAAGGGCATGGCACCGATCCTGCTGCCCTATCTGCAGGGCCAGAACACGCTGTGTCAGCCGGAGCAGCTACCGGTACTGACTGGCAGCATGCTCTCGGCCGACAACTGA
- a CDS encoding AzlC family ABC transporter permease: MPAALSVMPVSMLFGVLASRSDWSMLEVLFVGLLGFTGSGQFAALPLSESGAGFLTLVLVTASINSRYLPMALTTIERLPRPAFKRAFCAHMLGDEAYASERDDEPPAAVLQIRLVVFFAWVLAGALGALLGGALPENWLSADINLGFPASAVLLYLAVSQLRTRIGLLNRARLIAIAAVALCAAGVSGLILLLGPVYFWAPGVLMATWLLGRVRP; this comes from the coding sequence CTGCCCGCTGCGCTGTCGGTCATGCCGGTCAGCATGCTGTTCGGTGTGCTGGCCTCGCGTTCCGATTGGTCAATGCTGGAAGTGCTTTTCGTCGGCCTGCTCGGCTTTACGGGCAGTGGCCAGTTCGCAGCGTTGCCGCTTAGCGAAAGCGGGGCGGGTTTTCTGACCCTGGTGCTGGTGACGGCTTCGATCAACAGTCGCTATCTGCCCATGGCGTTGACCACCATCGAACGTCTCCCGCGCCCCGCATTCAAGCGGGCCTTCTGTGCGCATATGCTCGGGGACGAAGCCTATGCCAGCGAGCGCGACGACGAGCCGCCCGCTGCGGTGCTGCAGATCCGTCTGGTCGTTTTTTTCGCGTGGGTACTGGCGGGCGCGCTTGGTGCATTGCTCGGCGGGGCGCTGCCCGAAAACTGGCTCAGCGCTGACATTAATCTCGGCTTTCCGGCAAGTGCCGTGCTGCTTTACCTCGCGGTATCACAGCTGAGGACGAGGATCGGGTTGCTGAATCGCGCGAGGCTTATCGCGATAGCAGCGGTTGCGCTCTGCGCCGCTGGGGTGAGCGGGTTGATCCTGCTGCTTGGTCCGGTGTACTTCTGGGCGCCCGGTGTGCTGATGGCGACGTGGCTGCTCGGCAGGGTGCGCCCATGA
- a CDS encoding FdhF/YdeP family oxidoreductase has translation MSRTSRFHPATRFQPYAGPAGGWGALRSVASAWLGSGNALKNIRAMLRTNQNGGFDCPGCAWGDSPEPGAVKFCENGAKAVNWEATRRRVDAAFFARHSVSQLREQSDYWLEYQGRLTEPVRYDADSDRYLPVSWNDAFALIARHLNRLDSPHQAAFYTSGRASNEAAYLYQLFGRSFGTNNFPDCSNMCHEASGVALGESIGVGKGTVTLEDFDHADAIFVLGQNPGTNHPRMLEPLRQAVERGAQVACFNPLRERGLERFQHPQKPIEMLANQDAPTHSAYLRPNLGGDLAVLRGIAKYLLQWEQEAQASGAPAVFDHTFLAEHSHGLDAYLAQVEATPWSLIEQQSGLDREEIRHAAAIYRSAERAIVCWAMGITQHRHSVATIQEIANLLLLRGNIGKPGAGACPVRGHSNVQGDRTMGINERPPIALLDALQRQFDLTMPRQPGYNTVECIQAMLAGQVKVFIGLGGNFAQATPDSPRTQQALRNCELTVQISTKLNRSHLTMGRDALILPCLGRTDIDRQACGPQAVTVEDSFSMIHASRGQLEPSSSQMRSEPAIVAGIAAATLDKRPVDWLWLVEDYARIRELIAATIPGFAGFDHRLHRPGGFYLGNAAARREWNTASGRAEFKAQPLPDDLVPEQARQPGTSVDLILQTLRSHDQYNTTLYGLDDRYRGVKGMRNVVFVNPADIQRLGLEAGQQVDLVSLWDDGIERRVRGFTLLAYDTPLGQAAAYYPETNPLVPLESFGDRSHTPTSKFIAIRVLPNTREKTQRLIASGQ, from the coding sequence ATGAGCCGCACGTCCCGCTTCCATCCCGCCACCCGCTTCCAACCTTATGCCGGCCCAGCCGGCGGTTGGGGCGCACTGCGCAGCGTGGCCAGTGCGTGGCTTGGCAGCGGCAATGCGCTGAAGAACATCCGCGCCATGCTGCGCACCAACCAGAACGGCGGCTTCGACTGTCCCGGCTGTGCCTGGGGTGATTCGCCCGAGCCCGGCGCGGTGAAGTTCTGCGAAAACGGCGCCAAGGCGGTGAACTGGGAAGCGACGCGGCGCCGTGTGGATGCCGCCTTTTTCGCCCGTCACAGCGTCAGCCAACTGCGCGAGCAGAGCGACTACTGGCTCGAATACCAGGGCCGCCTGACCGAACCGGTACGTTACGACGCCGACAGCGACCGCTATCTGCCCGTCAGCTGGAATGATGCCTTCGCGCTAATCGCACGCCATTTGAACCGTCTGGACAGCCCACACCAAGCAGCGTTCTACACCTCCGGCCGCGCCAGTAACGAGGCCGCTTACCTCTACCAGCTGTTCGGTCGTAGCTTCGGCACCAACAACTTCCCCGACTGTTCGAACATGTGTCACGAAGCCAGTGGCGTCGCGCTTGGCGAATCCATCGGAGTCGGTAAGGGCACCGTGACGCTGGAGGACTTCGACCACGCCGATGCGATCTTCGTCCTCGGTCAGAACCCCGGCACCAACCACCCGCGCATGCTCGAACCGCTGCGCCAGGCAGTGGAACGCGGCGCTCAGGTGGCCTGCTTCAATCCCCTGCGCGAACGTGGGCTGGAGCGCTTTCAGCACCCGCAAAAGCCCATCGAGATGCTCGCCAACCAGGATGCGCCGACCCACAGCGCCTACCTGCGGCCCAACCTCGGTGGCGATCTCGCCGTACTGCGCGGCATCGCCAAGTACCTGCTGCAGTGGGAACAGGAAGCCCAGGCCAGCGGCGCGCCAGCCGTGTTCGACCACACCTTCCTGGCTGAACACAGCCACGGTCTGGACGCCTACCTGGCTCAGGTCGAAGCCACGCCCTGGTCGCTGATCGAACAACAATCGGGGCTTGATCGGGAAGAGATTCGCCACGCCGCAGCGATCTACCGCAGCGCCGAGCGGGCCATCGTCTGCTGGGCAATGGGCATCACTCAGCATCGGCATTCGGTGGCGACCATTCAGGAAATCGCCAACTTGCTGCTGTTGCGCGGCAACATCGGCAAGCCCGGCGCTGGTGCCTGTCCGGTGCGCGGCCACAGCAACGTGCAGGGCGACCGCACCATGGGCATCAACGAGCGCCCCCCGATCGCGCTGCTCGATGCCCTGCAACGCCAGTTCGACCTGACGATGCCACGTCAACCCGGCTACAACACGGTCGAGTGCATCCAGGCCATGCTCGCCGGGCAGGTCAAGGTGTTCATCGGTTTGGGTGGCAACTTCGCCCAGGCGACGCCGGACAGCCCGCGGACCCAACAGGCGTTGCGCAACTGCGAGCTGACCGTGCAGATCAGCACCAAGCTCAACCGTAGCCACCTGACCATGGGCCGCGACGCGCTGATCCTGCCGTGCCTTGGCCGCACCGATATCGACCGCCAGGCCTGCGGCCCACAGGCCGTCACGGTGGAAGACTCGTTCAGCATGATCCATGCATCGCGAGGCCAGCTCGAACCCTCTTCGTCGCAGATGCGTTCGGAGCCGGCGATCGTAGCCGGCATCGCCGCAGCGACCCTAGATAAGCGTCCGGTAGATTGGCTCTGGCTGGTGGAAGATTACGCGCGTATCCGTGAGCTGATTGCGGCAACCATCCCCGGTTTCGCCGGTTTCGATCACCGTCTGCACCGCCCCGGAGGGTTCTACCTTGGCAACGCCGCCGCGCGACGGGAATGGAACACCGCCAGCGGTCGCGCCGAATTCAAGGCACAACCGCTGCCGGACGATCTGGTACCCGAACAGGCGCGCCAGCCGGGCACCAGCGTCGACCTGATCCTGCAGACGTTGCGCTCTCACGATCAGTACAACACCACGCTCTACGGTCTGGATGATCGCTATCGCGGGGTGAAAGGCATGCGCAATGTGGTGTTCGTCAATCCTGCAGACATCCAGCGCCTGGGCTTGGAAGCCGGCCAGCAGGTCGATCTGGTTTCGCTGTGGGATGACGGCATCGAACGCCGCGTGCGCGGTTTTACCCTGCTCGCCTACGACACCCCGCTCGGCCAGGCAGCGGCCTACTATCCGGAAACCAACCCGCTGGTGCCGCTGGAAAGCTTCGGCGACCGCAGCCACACGCCAACGTCGAAGTTCATCGCGATTCGCGTGCTGCCAAACACGCGGGAGAAAACGCAGCGGCTGATCGCCAGCGGGCAATGA
- a CDS encoding GFA family protein, with amino-acid sequence MTTLEPAEQFSGGCLCGNVRIVASGQPYRVGLCHCMDCRKHHGALFYAAAVFAQEAVTVEGETAEYAGRHFCPRCGSSIFARSGDEIEVNLGSLDAPDQLTPTYECWTVRREGWLPPFPFSRRYLHDRDDASRFE; translated from the coding sequence ATGACCACCCTCGAACCAGCTGAGCAATTCAGCGGAGGGTGCCTGTGCGGCAACGTGCGGATCGTGGCGTCAGGGCAGCCTTATCGAGTCGGGCTCTGTCACTGCATGGACTGCCGCAAGCATCACGGCGCGTTGTTCTACGCCGCGGCGGTGTTTGCGCAGGAGGCAGTAACCGTCGAGGGCGAGACGGCCGAATATGCCGGGCGGCATTTCTGCCCCCGTTGTGGCTCGTCGATTTTTGCCCGCAGTGGCGATGAGATCGAAGTCAACCTGGGTTCGTTGGACGCGCCTGATCAGCTGACGCCGACCTACGAGTGCTGGACCGTGCGTCGCGAGGGCTGGTTACCACCGTTTCCGTTCAGCCGGCGCTACCTGCACGATCGGGACGACGCCAGCCGCTTCGAATGA
- a CDS encoding AraC family transcriptional regulator, with translation MSDEDWVKRPNEPGRLERLEAYFAGYGFAPHRHDTYAIGCTLAGVHRFNYRHCARYSLPGDTMVLHPDELHDGEAGCEAGFRYRIVYIEPALLQGPLGGQPLPFIDDGVSRDPRLQYTIGRLLQCLDSPLDGLEEQDALFDLAQVMAAVAGAKGRRRCVDFRAAERARDYIHSLLTQAMSLDELERVSGRDRWSLSRDFRALYGTSPYRYLTLRRLDLVRRLLLGGTDACEAALTAGFNDQSHMTRHFKQAYGLSPVHWLRLISRV, from the coding sequence ATGAGCGACGAAGACTGGGTCAAGCGTCCGAATGAGCCGGGACGGCTGGAAAGACTCGAGGCCTATTTCGCCGGTTACGGTTTTGCGCCGCACAGGCACGATACGTACGCCATCGGCTGTACGCTGGCTGGCGTACATCGCTTCAACTATCGCCACTGCGCGCGCTACAGCCTGCCGGGCGACACCATGGTGCTGCACCCGGATGAGCTGCATGACGGCGAGGCGGGCTGCGAGGCCGGCTTTCGCTACCGCATCGTCTATATCGAGCCCGCATTGCTACAGGGGCCTCTGGGCGGCCAGCCACTGCCTTTCATTGACGATGGCGTATCCCGCGATCCGCGCCTGCAGTACACCATCGGCCGCTTGCTGCAGTGTCTGGACAGCCCTCTCGATGGGCTGGAGGAGCAGGATGCGTTGTTCGATCTGGCTCAGGTGATGGCGGCGGTTGCGGGTGCAAAGGGCAGGCGTCGCTGCGTGGATTTTCGGGCTGCCGAGCGCGCACGGGATTACATCCACAGTTTGCTGACGCAGGCGATGAGTCTCGACGAATTGGAGCGCGTATCTGGACGAGATCGTTGGAGTCTCTCGCGGGATTTTCGCGCGCTGTACGGCACTAGCCCCTACCGCTATCTGACGCTGCGCCGGCTCGATCTTGTCCGTCGTTTGCTGCTCGGTGGAACCGATGCGTGCGAAGCAGCACTGACCGCCGGATTCAACGACCAGAGCCATATGACCCGCCACTTCAAACAGGCCTATGGTCTTTCACCCGTTCACTGGCTGCGCTTGATAAGTAGGGTCTGA
- a CDS encoding TrkH family potassium uptake protein has translation MKSLLYPGRVVALVFLFAILCGTALLSLPAAHAQGESAPWITAFFTAVSAVSVTGLVVVDTGTYWSTFGQVVIMVLFQLGGFGMMTLATLLGLLVNRSFHLRSKLIVQAESHVLGLGDITSVAKLVLVVTLVMELVVMALLTLRLHLAHGLAWDEAAWSGLFHAVSAFNNAGFSIHDDGLVRYATDALILTPVMSAIVIGGIGFPVLYDLRSKWADPRHWSLHTKLTLSGTGVLLAGGFLVVLLFEWSNPGTLGPMAWADKMLSAAFISVSARTAGFNAIDIGALTHESWALHYFLMFIGGGSAGTAGGVKVGTVAILALMVIAEIRGRPDVEAFGRRVGSSVQRQAITVLVLGSALVVLGTLVILRDTDIPTDQVIFEVISAFGTVGLSTGITADLPETSQLMLTLLMYVGRVGTITLAASLALGEHRMPYRYPEEHPIVG, from the coding sequence ATGAAATCACTGCTGTACCCCGGCAGAGTCGTCGCGCTTGTTTTTCTCTTCGCCATTCTTTGCGGCACAGCGTTGCTCTCATTGCCCGCGGCTCATGCCCAGGGCGAGTCGGCGCCGTGGATCACCGCCTTCTTCACCGCCGTGTCAGCGGTCAGCGTTACCGGGTTGGTGGTTGTCGACACCGGTACCTATTGGTCGACCTTCGGCCAGGTGGTGATCATGGTGCTGTTTCAGCTCGGCGGCTTCGGCATGATGACGCTGGCTACGCTGCTCGGTTTGCTGGTCAACCGATCGTTTCACCTGCGTTCCAAGCTCATCGTTCAGGCCGAATCCCACGTGCTGGGGCTGGGTGACATCACCAGCGTGGCGAAACTGGTGCTGGTGGTGACGCTGGTGATGGAACTGGTGGTGATGGCGCTGCTCACCCTGCGCTTGCATCTGGCGCACGGCCTCGCCTGGGACGAAGCAGCCTGGAGCGGACTGTTCCATGCGGTCTCGGCGTTCAACAACGCGGGGTTCTCGATTCACGATGACGGTCTCGTCCGCTATGCCACCGATGCGCTGATCCTGACGCCAGTCATGAGCGCCATCGTGATCGGCGGGATCGGCTTCCCGGTGCTTTACGACCTGCGCAGCAAGTGGGCCGATCCGCGGCATTGGTCGCTGCACACCAAGCTCACGCTGTCCGGGACTGGGGTACTGCTGGCCGGCGGCTTCTTGGTTGTGCTGCTGTTCGAGTGGTCCAACCCGGGCACGCTCGGCCCGATGGCATGGGCGGACAAGATGCTCTCGGCGGCCTTCATTTCCGTTTCGGCGCGTACAGCCGGCTTCAATGCCATCGACATCGGCGCGCTGACCCACGAGAGCTGGGCGCTGCACTATTTTCTGATGTTCATCGGCGGCGGCAGTGCCGGGACCGCGGGCGGGGTCAAGGTCGGGACAGTGGCCATCTTGGCGCTGATGGTGATCGCCGAGATTCGTGGCAGGCCGGACGTCGAAGCCTTCGGCCGCCGGGTCGGCAGCTCGGTGCAGCGCCAGGCAATCACCGTGTTGGTGCTGGGCAGCGCCCTGGTGGTGCTGGGTACGCTGGTCATCCTGCGCGACACCGATATCCCTACCGATCAGGTCATCTTCGAGGTCATATCCGCGTTTGGCACCGTCGGCCTGTCCACCGGTATTACCGCGGACCTGCCGGAGACCAGTCAGCTCATGCTGACGCTGCTGATGTATGTCGGCCGGGTAGGCACCATCACCCTGGCCGCTTCGCTTGCACTAGGCGAGCATCGAATGCCATACCGCTATCCGGAGGAACACCCAATTGTTGGCTAA
- a CDS encoding potassium channel family protein, whose protein sequence is MLAKLLFSEQFSFSKGDSVVVIGLGRFGSSVARSLIRLGHDVMGIDQAPEPVHAWADLLTHAVQADSTNVMALRQLGVADFPHAIVGIGTDLAASLMTIMALTELGIKDIWVKALTAEHGQIATRIGAHHVVYPEADMGERVAHLITGRMMDFIEFDDGFAIAKIRAPERIHNSTLAAAGVREKFGVTVVGLKRANEEFQHATPSTQVLAGDLLIVSGPTHDIQRFAGHGR, encoded by the coding sequence TTGTTGGCTAAATTGTTGTTTTCAGAACAGTTTTCGTTCTCTAAAGGCGATAGCGTGGTGGTCATCGGGCTGGGGCGGTTTGGCAGCTCCGTGGCGCGTTCGCTGATTCGCCTGGGGCATGACGTGATGGGCATTGATCAGGCTCCGGAGCCGGTGCATGCCTGGGCCGATCTACTGACCCACGCGGTGCAGGCCGACTCCACCAATGTCATGGCGTTGCGGCAGCTCGGCGTCGCCGACTTTCCCCACGCCATCGTCGGCATCGGTACCGACCTGGCGGCAAGCCTGATGACTATCATGGCGTTGACCGAACTGGGCATCAAAGACATCTGGGTCAAGGCGCTGACCGCCGAGCACGGACAGATCGCGACGCGGATCGGGGCGCACCACGTGGTTTATCCTGAGGCGGACATGGGCGAGCGGGTTGCCCACCTGATCACCGGGCGAATGATGGATTTCATCGAGTTCGATGACGGCTTCGCCATCGCCAAGATCCGTGCCCCCGAGCGGATTCACAACAGCACCCTCGCAGCTGCCGGCGTTCGCGAAAAGTTTGGCGTGACCGTGGTCGGTCTGAAGCGCGCCAACGAAGAGTTTCAACATGCGACGCCCAGCACCCAAGTGCTCGCAGGCGATCTGCTGATCGTTTCCGGACCGACGCACGACATCCAGCGTTTCGCCGGCCACGGCCGATGA